The DNA window TCACCGAGTTCCGGCGGCAGTTTCTCGATCACCGACGTATCCGACATCACGCTCTCCGACGACGACGCACCACCCTTCTCCGGGTTCTGCGCCGCCGCGATCAGTGACTGAGCGAAACCGCTCACCTGCGTGTCGTGACTGCGAGCGGCCTCCATCACGGCGGCCCGATATTCGGGAGTCTGTGCGGCTGTGACCATCTCGTCCTTGATGTTGGGGCCCATCAGCGAGAACAGCAGTGAGAAGAACACTGCGACGCCCAGTGTTCCGCCGATCTGCCGAAAGAAGGTCGCTGTCCCCGTGGACAGCCCCATGTCCTTGGGCGGCAGGATGTTCTGCATCGCGAGCATGATCGGCTGCATCATGTTGCCCAGGCCCACACCGAGTCCGAAGGCGTAGAGCATCACCACGGCGACCGGTGTGTCGATGCCGACGGTGTGCAGCAGGAACGTCATCGCCGTGATCAGGATCGACCCGATGATGGGGAAGATCTTGTATCGACCGGTGCGCGAGATGATCTGGCCCGATGTGATGGACCCGAGCATCAGTCCCAGCACCATCGGCAGCATTTGCAGCCCGGCGACCATCGGGCTCGACCCGCGGAGCACCTGGAAGTACTGCGGCAACATGGAGATTCCGCCGAACATCACCGCACCGACGACCACCGAGATGACGATGCCCTGGGTGAACACCCGGTTGTTGAAGACCCGCAACGGGATCAGCGCATCGTCGCCCATCAGGTGCTCGATCCAGATGAACGCGGCGATGCCGGCGACCCCGATTCCGTAGCACAGCAACGCAAGTCCCGATCCCCAGCCCCATTCGCGGCCTTGCTCGGCGACGATCAGCAGCGGGGCGACGGCGACGGCGAGAGCAGTGGCACCCCAGTAGTCGGTACGACCGCCGACACCCTTCTGCTGGTCGTAATTCAGGACCCGGTAGACCACGCCGAGTGCGATGATGCCGATGGGCACATTGACCAGGAACACCCAGCGCCAGCCGGAAACCCAGAGGATCTCGGCGTGCCCGGCGAACAGTCCGCCGAGGACCGGTCCCAGCACACTCGAGGTGCCGAAGACGGCGAGGAAGTAGCCCTGATACTTCGCGCGTTCGCGGGGCGGCACGATGTCGCCGATCGTGGTGAGCGCCAACGTGAACAGACCACCCGCGCCGAGTCCCTGCAGTGCGCGGAACGCGGCGAGTTCGTACATCGACGTCGCCATGCTGCACAGCAGCGAACCGACGACGAAGATCGAGATCGCCACCAGGAAAAAGGGTTTGCGGCCGTAGAGGTCGGAGAGCTTGCCGTAGAGCGGGGTGACGATGGTCGAGGTGACCAGATAGGCGGTGGTCACCCAGGCCTGCAAGTCATAGCCCTGCAGATCGTCGGCGATGGTGCGGATGGCCGTGGACACGATGGTCTGGTCGAGGGCAGCGAGGAACATGCCCATCATCAGGCCGCCGAGGATGGTCAGGATCTGCCGATGCGGGAGACCCGCTCCCGCATGCTCCGTGTGCGCTGTGTGCTCGGTCATCGGGGTCCTTTCGAACAGTCTTGGCCGGTACCCGTCGGGAGGATCACCGTCTCAGCCGCGTCGACGAACCTGCCGAGGAGCCGGACCAACGTCCACAGCTCGTCGTCGGTCCAGTCGCCCATCGCATCGTTCAGAGCGGTCCGTCGCAGGGTCCGCATCGCCTGCACCCGTTCCATCCCGGACTCGGTGAGCACGAGTAGCGTCGCGCGACCGTCGTCGGGATCGGCCTCACGGCGAACGAAACCCTGCGCGACGAGCTGCGCCACGTATCGGCTGACCGTCGACGGGTCGGCGTGCAGCGCCTCGGCGAGCTCACTGGACCGCATCGACTGCCGGGCGAGATGGAACAGTCCTTTGTAGGCAGCCGTCTCGATCTCGCCGTCACCGGTGCGAAAGGTGGTGTGCACGGCCTTGTCCCGGATGCGCAGATATCGGGCGAGCGTGTCGAACAGCTCGTCGATGGCCGCTCCGTCCAGCATCGGAAACTCCTCCGAGATTGTTTACTTACCGCAACTAGTTTCGGGCTGCAATTAGTTGCAGTGGCCAAGTATGCGCGCGGAGAGCGGGATTGGCAAACGCCGATAGGATCAGAACCCGTGACTCCTCAACCGCCACCCGTCGCCACCGGTACCCGACCACACTTCACCTCCATGCCCGACCTGGCACTTCGAGATCTCGGCGGCGCGGTTGTCTGGACCAGCGACGAGCTGTTCGCCGAGAGTCAGAACCTCATCAAGACCTCGCCCGCCCAGTACCAACCGGCCACTTTCGGGCACAAGGGTCAGGTCTATGACGGCTGGGAGACGCGGCGGCGCCGGGGGGCGGGGGTCGATCAGGCCATCGTGCGGCTCGGCGCTCCCGGTGTGGTCTACGGCGTCGTCGTCGACACGTCGTGGTTCAAGGGCAACTATCCGCCCTTCATCTCGGTGGAGGCCACCGCGGTGGAGGGCGTGGTGTCTGCCGAGGAACTCGTCTCCGACGCGGAGTGGGTCACCATCGTCGAGAAATCCCCGGCCGAGGGCGACACCCGCAACCCGTTCACCGTCGACGCCACCAACCGATTCACCCACGTGCGGCTCACCATGTACCCCGACGGCGGCGTGGCCCGATTCCGTGTGCACGGTCGTGGTGTGCCCGACCCGCACTTCTTCCGTTACGGGCACTTCGATCTCGCCGCACTGGAGAACGGCGGCCTGATCACGGCCTGCTCCAACATGTTCTACAGCTCCCCCAACAATCTGCTGATGCCCGGACGGGCCCGCAACATGGGTGAGGGCTGGGAGACCTCGCGCCGACGCGACGACGGCAACGACTGGGTCCAGGTGCGTCTCGCCGGCCAGGGCCGGGTGAGCCTCGTCGAACTCGACACCAGCTACTTCCTCGGCAACGCACCCGGCGCAGCCACCGTGCGCGGCCGCGACGGCGACGGCGACTGGTTCGAGGTCTTGCCGCGCACCGACTTACAGCCCGACACCCGGCACCGCTTCGTCATCGACCTCGACCGCCCGATGACCGAGGCCCGCCTGGACATCTATCCCGACGGTGGAATGGCGCGCCTCAAGCTGTATGGCACGCTCACCGAGGAAGCCGAGTCGCGGCTGATCGAACAGTGGGAGCGTGGCGAGGCCTGATCGGCCTGGCCAGAGTATCGGGGAGAAGCAGTGCCGTTGGTCATTGGTTCGACGTTTGCGGGATACCAGATCAATGCCGAACTCGGCAGAGACCGGACCGGAAGACATTTCCTCGTGGACCGACCCAGCGAGGACCGTGCCCGGGTCCTGAGTGCGGTCGGCTCGGCCGGGCCCGGCGTGAACGATCGGTTCTTCGCCGATGCCCGGGTCGCCTCCGCACTCGATCATCCGGCGGTGCTTCGCGTCGAGGACTACGGCATCACCGAGGACACCTGCTGGGTGGTGACCCGGCATCTCGCCGGAACAGATCTGACCGAGCAACGTCTCACCGCCGCCGAGATCACCATGATCGTCACGCAGATCGCCGATGCCCTCGACCACGCCCGCGGCCAAGGCCTGGACCGCGGCGACTTCGACGCCACCGATATCTTCGTGACCCGCACCGCCTCGGGTGCGCTCAACAGCGTCGCCCTGCGTGGGTTCGGTTTCACCGCAACCGAACCCACCGCAGACTCGACGGCACCGGCCTCCGATCAGCGCACGCTGGCCACCCTGGCGGGGCAACTCATCGCCGACGAAACACCGTGGGCCGCGGCAGCCACCCTCGATGCGCGCGACGCTGCGACCGCCCTCCGCTTTCCCGACTGCCGCGCCTTCGCTTCGGCTCTGGGCACCGCACTCGACGGCGTCGAGCACCCCGAGGCGGATGCCACGCCATCGCCGGTAGGTCCACCAGCGATCCGGCCGCACAAGAGCAAACGCGGGTGGGCGGCCATCGGCGCCGCCATCGTCGGCGTGCTCGCCCTCGTCGCGGCCCTCGCCTTCGCCTTCGGATTCACGGCGACCACTGACGGCAGCCCCGCCGCGGACCCGCGGCCCATGCCGCCCGCGCTCGTCACCGCCGCCTCGGACACGACGTGTGTCGTCGTGACCGGTTTGGCCTACTGTTCGAGCCTGAACGGCTGGGGTGAACTCGGGAATGGCACCACTGCGCAGAGCGGAGCCAACATCTTGGTGCGGAGGTTGACCGGGATCACCGCGATGAGCGTCACGTTGGATACGGTCTGCGCTGCCGCACGCGGCGAAGCCTACTGCTGGGGTATGAACTGGAACGGCCAGGTCGGCACGGGCAGCGACGACGAGGGGCGCATCGCCACGCCGACAAAGGTTCTCGGCCTGAGCGACGTCACCGACGTATCCGCAGGGCTGGCCGGCACATGCGCTGTTGCGGGCGGGTCGGTCTACTGCTGGGGCGACAATCAGTTCGGCCAGCTCGGCGACGGAACCACCACGGACCGTCTCACGCCGACGCGGGTGGTCGGACTCGACCATGCCACTTCGGTTTCCATCAACGGCAACAACGGAAGTGCGGCGGCGTGCGCGGTGTCCGACGGGCGGGCCCACTGTTGGGGTGACAACGCCGTAGGCCAACTCGGCAACGGGACGGCCACCGGCGAAAGCAACCGCCCCACACTGGTTCCCGGCCTGAACAATGTCACCGCCATCTCGACCAACGGCATTGCCGTGTGTGCGGTCGCCGATGCGAAAGCCTATTGCTGGGGTTACAACTACGACGGCCAACTCGGCGATGGGACCGCGAAGCGGAAGTTCACACCTACCCTGGTCCCCGGCCTGACGGACGTGACGGCCATCTCCACCGGGGGTGTCGGGTTGAGCGGCAACACCACCTGCGCGATTGCCGGTGGCACGCCATACTGCTGGGGCACCAACAACTACGGGCAGCTCGGCGACGGGACCACCGTCGAACGCCGCTCTCCCGTACCCGTGAAGGGCGTCACCCGGGCCGGCACCATCACGACTTCGGGCGACAACGCCTGCGCGGGCACCGCCGACGGTCCATTCTGCTGGGGACTGAACCACGCCGGCCAACTCGGCGTCGGAACCGAGGACCGGAATTCTCCCCCGACGCGGGTCAGGTACCCCTGAGCACGGATTCTGTGTGATTCGTCCAGACGTGCGACGCCGACCGCCCAGGCGAGGACCGACTCATCGTCGGTGCGGCCACGTCATTGGCTGGTGAGTCGGTAGAGTTCGGCGGCCAGGCGTGTTTCGACGACCGAGGACGGGGGGTGGATCGTCTCGGTGAGGTGTAGGCGCGCCGGTGGTGGTCCGTCGTCGGCGGGTGGGCCGTGGATCGCCTCGCGCGCGCGTCGCAGGTTGTGTTCATACAGCGTCACGATGTCGGGACGTGTGTTGAGTCGTTTCGGGTTCGGCGGTGCTCCCGGCCGGTTGTTGCGTCGCCACCAGGTGCGTCCGGCATGCGGGCCGTCGCGGTAGACCCCGGTGGTGAATTCCCCGACTGTGTGACCCACCTTGCGGTTGTGGAACGGACACGCCGGGGCGAGGTCGACGATGTCGGTGGTGCCGCCCTCGGCGTAGTCG is part of the Gordonia bronchialis DSM 43247 genome and encodes:
- a CDS encoding MDR family MFS transporter, which gives rise to MTEHTAHTEHAGAGLPHRQILTILGGLMMGMFLAALDQTIVSTAIRTIADDLQGYDLQAWVTTAYLVTSTIVTPLYGKLSDLYGRKPFFLVAISIFVVGSLLCSMATSMYELAAFRALQGLGAGGLFTLALTTIGDIVPPRERAKYQGYFLAVFGTSSVLGPVLGGLFAGHAEILWVSGWRWVFLVNVPIGIIALGVVYRVLNYDQQKGVGGRTDYWGATALAVAVAPLLIVAEQGREWGWGSGLALLCYGIGVAGIAAFIWIEHLMGDDALIPLRVFNNRVFTQGIVISVVVGAVMFGGISMLPQYFQVLRGSSPMVAGLQMLPMVLGLMLGSITSGQIISRTGRYKIFPIIGSILITAMTFLLHTVGIDTPVAVVMLYAFGLGVGLGNMMQPIMLAMQNILPPKDMGLSTGTATFFRQIGGTLGVAVFFSLLFSLMGPNIKDEMVTAAQTPEYRAAVMEAARSHDTQVSGFAQSLIAAAQNPEKGGASSSESVMSDTSVIEKLPPELGDPIKRGFANSMDRVFLAVSIMSILAVIGTLTWPELPLRSGRPVGNPESTTTV
- the alc gene encoding allantoicase, which gives rise to MPDLALRDLGGAVVWTSDELFAESQNLIKTSPAQYQPATFGHKGQVYDGWETRRRRGAGVDQAIVRLGAPGVVYGVVVDTSWFKGNYPPFISVEATAVEGVVSAEELVSDAEWVTIVEKSPAEGDTRNPFTVDATNRFTHVRLTMYPDGGVARFRVHGRGVPDPHFFRYGHFDLAALENGGLITACSNMFYSSPNNLLMPGRARNMGEGWETSRRRDDGNDWVQVRLAGQGRVSLVELDTSYFLGNAPGAATVRGRDGDGDWFEVLPRTDLQPDTRHRFVIDLDRPMTEARLDIYPDGGMARLKLYGTLTEEAESRLIEQWERGEA
- a CDS encoding chromosome condensation regulator RCC1 encodes the protein MPLVIGSTFAGYQINAELGRDRTGRHFLVDRPSEDRARVLSAVGSAGPGVNDRFFADARVASALDHPAVLRVEDYGITEDTCWVVTRHLAGTDLTEQRLTAAEITMIVTQIADALDHARGQGLDRGDFDATDIFVTRTASGALNSVALRGFGFTATEPTADSTAPASDQRTLATLAGQLIADETPWAAAATLDARDAATALRFPDCRAFASALGTALDGVEHPEADATPSPVGPPAIRPHKSKRGWAAIGAAIVGVLALVAALAFAFGFTATTDGSPAADPRPMPPALVTAASDTTCVVVTGLAYCSSLNGWGELGNGTTAQSGANILVRRLTGITAMSVTLDTVCAAARGEAYCWGMNWNGQVGTGSDDEGRIATPTKVLGLSDVTDVSAGLAGTCAVAGGSVYCWGDNQFGQLGDGTTTDRLTPTRVVGLDHATSVSINGNNGSAAACAVSDGRAHCWGDNAVGQLGNGTATGESNRPTLVPGLNNVTAISTNGIAVCAVADAKAYCWGYNYDGQLGDGTAKRKFTPTLVPGLTDVTAISTGGVGLSGNTTCAIAGGTPYCWGTNNYGQLGDGTTVERRSPVPVKGVTRAGTITTSGDNACAGTADGPFCWGLNHAGQLGVGTEDRNSPPTRVRYP
- a CDS encoding HNH endonuclease signature motif containing protein, which gives rise to MCSAPGCDQPATNVEIHHAALDYAEGGTTDIVDLAPACPFHNRKVGHTVGEFTTGVYRDGPHAGRTWWRRNNRPGAPPNPKRLNTRPDIVTLYEHNLRRAREAIHGPPADDGPPPARLHLTETIHPPSSVVETRLAAELYRLTSQ
- a CDS encoding MarR family winged helix-turn-helix transcriptional regulator, giving the protein MLDGAAIDELFDTLARYLRIRDKAVHTTFRTGDGEIETAAYKGLFHLARQSMRSSELAEALHADPSTVSRYVAQLVAQGFVRREADPDDGRATLLVLTESGMERVQAMRTLRRTALNDAMGDWTDDELWTLVRLLGRFVDAAETVILPTGTGQDCSKGPR